Proteins encoded together in one Ciona intestinalis chromosome 1, KH, whole genome shotgun sequence window:
- the LOC100182592 gene encoding BCL2/adenovirus E1B 19 kDa protein-interacting protein 3-like: MSDFSQTLSGFKPNEEHLGDSWVDLASSNVDTGTVKYLQYSYNSEMEKLLREAQREGSTPSVSHPSSVNHSNLNSPPHPQSLAGSTSHSPCLSGTNSPKFQGQTQLDDVSSARQLPSPTNVDWVWDWSSKPTNSPPMNWQFKHPKRKGTPLSMRNSAAMKHDIFSWEFMQVFIPSIILTNIMAFGIGVYIGKRLATATARNT, from the exons ATGTCTGATTTTTCCCAAACTTTGTCAGGGTTTAAGCCGAACGAGGAACATCTGGGtg ATTCCTGGGTGGACCTTGCATCGTCTAATGTGGACACAGGTACAGTGAAATATCTTCAGTATTCATACAACAGTGAGATGGAGAAGTTACTTAGGGAGGCACAACGAGAAGGTTCCACTCCGTCTGTATCACACCCGTCATCTGTTAAccattcaaatttaaacag CCCACCCCACCCCCAAAGTTTGGCAGGCAGTACCAGCCATTCTCCCTGTTTAAGTGGCACCAATTCACCAAAGTTCCAAGGTCAAACACAG CTGGATGACGTATCATCTGCCCGACAATTACCAAGCCCTACTAATGTTGACTGGGTGTGGGATTGGTCAAGTAAGCCTACCAATTCACCTCCTAT GAACTGGCAGTTCAAACACCCAAAGAGAAAAGGAACCCCACTAAGCATGCGAAACTCAGCTGCCATGAAACATGACATTTTCTCATGGGAGTTCATGCAAGTCTTTATTCCATCCATCATATTAACAAACATCATGGCTTTTGGGATTGG CGTTTACATTGGCAAACGACTAGCAACAGCAACTGCACGAAATACATGA
- the LOC100177123 gene encoding 39S ribosomal protein L35, mitochondrial-like isoform X1 → MYSKPLFFKHFNSKPLLQTLLHYLSASMFTNTLKACWSLSSRTTLRRCIQPEIFSHHVNAPIRTTKLLGSNITNSRHISSITSLTSSFNSLILQGSTTTSFSKVSADNTVHPIFLRVLPLMNSTPQCRTITRVSQRGGKTKSSKMVLQRFRRLGNGLWIHRQLGYKKKIWKKLLKTRSSAIIWRLRRHVICNQEQSELLDKLVTPFWKKQKWYVDDPYKGYTEESLFYYHPSQLPGNTTNQLRDHDRYAIRRIASGKVLKKQRKSRTEGENRYRRQKPIPNANQLLV, encoded by the exons ATGTATAGTAAAcccttgttttttaaacactttaattCTAAACCACTTTTACAGACTCTGTTACACTATCTGTCTGCATCGATGTTTACAAACACTTTAAAAGCATGCTGGAGTTTGAGTTCCCGTACAACCCTTCGTAGATGTATCCAACCAGAGATATTCTCGCATCATGTAAATGCTCCCATACGCACAACAAAGCTATTAGGTTCAAATATAACAAATTCACGTCACATTTCCTCCATCACGTCTCTTACCTCATCATTTAATAGTTTAATTCTACAAGGAAGTACAACTACATCATTTTCAAAAGTTTCAGCTGATAATACAGTTCACCCCATTTTTCTAAG AGTGCTTCCACTAATGAATTCAACTCCACAATGCCGGACAATTACACGTGTTAGCCAGAGAGGAGGAAAAACAAAGTCGTCCAAAATGGTTCTTCAACGATTTCGAAGACTTGGTAATGGATTGTGGATTCATAGACAG CTTGggtataaaaagaaaatatggaaaaagcttttaaaaactAGAAGCTCCGCTATTATTTGGAGATTACGACGTCATGTTATTTGTAATCAAGAACAGAGTGAACTACTCGATAAACTAGTTACGCCATTTtggaagaaacaaaaatg GTATGTAGATGATCCATACAAGGGATACACTGAAGAATCATTGTTCTATTACCATCCTTCTCAATTACCTGGTAATACCACCAATCAACTACGTGACCATGACCGGTATGCCATTCGACGTATAGCTTCTGGGAAAGTACTAAAAAAGCAAAGAAAGAGCAGGACTGAAGGAGAAAATAGATATCGAAGACAAAAACCAATTCCCAATGCAAATCAGTTGCTTGTGTGA
- the LOC100177123 gene encoding 39S ribosomal protein L35, mitochondrial-like isoform X2 → MFTNTLKACWSLSSRTTLRRCIQPEIFSHHVNAPIRTTKLLGSNITNSRHISSITSLTSSFNSLILQGSTTTSFSKVSADNTVHPIFLRNMNRVLPLMNSTPQCRTITRVSQRGGKTKSSKMVLQRFRRLGNGLWIHRQLGYKKKIWKKLLKTRSSAIIWRLRRHVICNQEQSELLDKLVTPFWKKQKWYVDDPYKGYTEESLFYYHPSQLPGNTTNQLRDHDRYAIRRIASGKVLKKQRKSRTEGENRYRRQKPIPNANQLLV, encoded by the exons ATGTTTACAAACACTTTAAAAGCATGCTGGAGTTTGAGTTCCCGTACAACCCTTCGTAGATGTATCCAACCAGAGATATTCTCGCATCATGTAAATGCTCCCATACGCACAACAAAGCTATTAGGTTCAAATATAACAAATTCACGTCACATTTCCTCCATCACGTCTCTTACCTCATCATTTAATAGTTTAATTCTACAAGGAAGTACAACTACATCATTTTCAAAAGTTTCAGCTGATAATACAGTTCACCCCATTTTTCTAAG AAATATGAACAGAGTGCTTCCACTAATGAATTCAACTCCACAATGCCGGACAATTACACGTGTTAGCCAGAGAGGAGGAAAAACAAAGTCGTCCAAAATGGTTCTTCAACGATTTCGAAGACTTGGTAATGGATTGTGGATTCATAGACAG CTTGggtataaaaagaaaatatggaaaaagcttttaaaaactAGAAGCTCCGCTATTATTTGGAGATTACGACGTCATGTTATTTGTAATCAAGAACAGAGTGAACTACTCGATAAACTAGTTACGCCATTTtggaagaaacaaaaatg GTATGTAGATGATCCATACAAGGGATACACTGAAGAATCATTGTTCTATTACCATCCTTCTCAATTACCTGGTAATACCACCAATCAACTACGTGACCATGACCGGTATGCCATTCGACGTATAGCTTCTGGGAAAGTACTAAAAAAGCAAAGAAAGAGCAGGACTGAAGGAGAAAATAGATATCGAAGACAAAAACCAATTCCCAATGCAAATCAGTTGCTTGTGTGA
- the LOC100179460 gene encoding proteasome subunit beta type-2-like — MEFTIGFKCHDFVLIAADTAAARSIVMFKQDEDKMISLGKSTIMSVTGDSGDSNQFSEYIQKNLQLYKMRNGYEMSTKGMANFTRKTLAEALRKNPYNVNLLMAGCDDSSDCSLYFMDYLASSVEVPFAAHGYGSYFVLSLLDRWHKPDLTRDEAVILLRKCMEELKKRFIVNLPAVLIRIVDKDGIHTLPLLKEQDYNA, encoded by the exons ATGGAATTTACAATTGGTTTTAAATGCCACGATTTCGTTTTAATCGCTGCAGATACAGCTGCTGCTCGAAGCATTGTAATGTTTAAGCAAG ATGAGGACAAGATGATTTCTCTCGGGAAAAGCACAATCATGTCAGTGACCGGAGATTCTGGTGACTCCAATCAGTTTTCGGaatacattcaaaaaaatttacaactttataaaatgagAAATGGTTATGAAATGTCAACAAAGGGAATGGCAAATTTCACAAGAAAAACTTTGGCAGAAGCATTgcgtaaaaat ccATACAATGTCAACCTTCTCATGGCTGGCTGTGATGATTCAAGCGACtgcagtttatattttatggaCTATTTAGCATCCAGTGTTGAAGTACCATTTGCAGCACATGGCTATGGTTCATATTTTGTTCTTTCATTACTGGATAGATGGCACAAACCTGATTTAACCAGAGATGAAGCCGTTATCTTGTTAAGAAAATGCATGGAAGAG ttGAAAAAACGTTTTATCGTCAATTTGCCGGCTGTTCTCATTCGAATTGTGGATAAAGATGGTATTCATACACTACCACTGTTGAAAGAACAAGACTACAATGCATAA